One segment of Rosa chinensis cultivar Old Blush chromosome 6, RchiOBHm-V2, whole genome shotgun sequence DNA contains the following:
- the LOC112173234 gene encoding uncharacterized protein LOC112173234: protein MFLCKCFYWNQLKDLFPPEPEPFSLPAPIPQWPPGEGFASGKISIGEIEVSKITRFERIWACSLPEDKKKTVTFYKPAGIPDGFHSMGHYCQLNGKPLHGYVLVVREVDLPETAGVQEHVKSAALREPLDYTLVWSPDDGNEESYGSCGYFWLPDPPEGYRAMGFLVTNKPGKPALDEVRCVRADLTDTCETHSLLFNTSIKSASLPFQVWTMRPRHRGMMGTGVSVGTFFCSSHWSNGEELQIGCLKNLNPKLSGMPNLDQIHSLINHYGPTVFFHPEEVYLPSSVAWFFKNGAVLYKSDTDVGEAIDESGSNLPGGGTNDKQFWIDLPSGDRRKNVIYGNLESAKLYVHVKPALGGTFTDIAMWVFCPFNGPATLKVGPMDIALSKIGQHVSDWEHFTLRICNFTGELCSIYSSQHSGGQWVDAYALEYISGNKAIIYSTKNGHASFPHAGTYLQGSAKLGIGIRNDAARSEFSVDSSRQYEVVAAEYLGDGVVTEPGWLQFMREWGPKIVYNSRTELDKIINVLPVMLRYPVENIFSKIPVELSGEEGPTGPKEKNNWVGDERW, encoded by the exons ATGTTCTTGTGCAAGTGCTTCTATTGGAATCAACTCAAAGATTTATTTCCACCAGAGCCTGAACCCTTCTCCCTGCCTGCtccaattcctcaatggccTCCAG GTGAAGGTTTTGCTTCTGGAAAAATAAGTATTGGAGAAATAGAGGTTTCTAAGATCACCAGATTTGAACGAATCTGGGCCTGCTCTCTGCCAGAGGACAAGAAAAAAACAGTTACATTTTATAAGCCAGCAGGAATTCCTGATGGATTCCATAGCATGGGTCATTATTGCCAACTCAATGGCAAGCCTTTACACGGCTATGTTCTTGTGGTTCGAGAAGTAGATTTGCCAGAAACAGCTGGTGTTCAGGAGCATGTGAAGTCAGCAGCTCTTCGAGAGCCACTTGATTACACACTGGTGTGGAGCCCTGATGATGGGAATGAGGAAAGTTATGGTTCATGTGGCTACTTTTGGTTACCTGATCCACCCGAAGGTTACAGAGCAATGGGCTTTTTAGTTACCAACAAGCCAGGAAAACCTGCGTTGGATGAAGTAAGGTGTGTTAGAGCTGATTTGACTGACACATGCGAAACTCACAGCCTACTTTTTAATACCAGCATCAAATCTGCAAGTCTTCCTTTTCAAGTTTGGACTATGAGACCACGTCATCGGGGAATGATGGGGACAGGGGTCTCTGTAGGTACATTTTTCTGCAGTAGTCACTGGAGTAATGGAGAGGAACTGCAGATTGGGTGCTTGAAGAATCTGAATCCTAAGCTCTCTGGAATGCCAAATCTTGATCAAATTCATTCACTTATCAATCATTATGGACCCACTGTTTTCTTTCATCCAGAAGAGGTCTACTTGCCATCTTCTGTTGCCTGGTTCTTCAAAAATGGAGCGGTATTGTACAAAAGTGACACAGATGTAGGCGAAGCAATTGATGAAAGTGGCTCAAATTTGCCTGGTGGGGGGACAAATGATAAGCAGTTTTGGATAGACTTGCCTAGTGGTGATCGAAGAAAGAATGTGATATATGGAAACTTGGAAAGTGCAAAACTCTACGTTCATGTGAAACCAGCTCTTGGTGGGACTTTTACTGACATTGCAATGTGGGTATTTTGTCCCTTTAATGGACCAGCCACTCTCAAAGTCGGACCTATGGATATCGCTCTCAGCAAGATTGGACAGCATGTGAGTGACTGGGAGCATTTCACACTCCGAATATGCAACTTTACTGGAGAGCTTTGTAGTATATACTCCTCACAGCACAGCGGTGGTCAATGGGTAGATGCATATGCTTTGGAGTACATAAGCGGGAACAAAGCCATTATCTACTCGACGAAAAATGGACATGCAAGCTTCCCACATGCTGGGACTTACCTTCAGGGGTCTGCAAAGCTTGGGATTGGAATTAGGAATGATGCCGCTCGCAGTGAGTTTTCTGTGGATTCAAGCCGCCAATATGAAGTAGTTGCGGCTGAGTATCTTGGAGATGGAGTTGTTACTGAGCCAGGTTGGCTGCAGTTTATGAGAGAATGGGGTCCAAAAATTGTATACAATTCAAGGACTGAGCTGGATAAGATCATCAATGTTTTGCCTGTGATGTTGAGATATCCTGTGGAGAACATCTTTTCAAAAATTCCAGTTGAGCTTTCTGGGGAGGAAGGTCCTACAGGACCAAAGGAGAAGAACAATTGGGTGGGAGATGAAAGATGGTAG
- the LOC112172070 gene encoding uncharacterized protein LOC112172070, which produces MLLRSSSTPVIGSLLASFSAESPLGNHFEPKPTSIHHTPTKFSFHQTGPLNISHGSSPISPSIDLSSGFLRRAQSDGNLQGLAYAASCDKHEDDPFFCDLYQPNKSRSRGIPLQTIDSFSTYNSGALGEDEEDSDREFDEEVEESERVMAIEGDSVGLEEKVRKVSLSEDMRTMQKMWGGGYEEQRELESREMHLAKGLGIGGGSGGGRGGHEANWESTGGDGDDNNQRVEEHYKKMVDEHPGNPLFLGNYANFLYQTKRDLPLAEKYYSRSILADPNDGEILAQYAKVVWELHHDEDRALSYYERAVQAAPQDSYVQAAYAGFLWETEEDEADLGQDLGAMSPYIHEGIMTSASA; this is translated from the exons ATGTTGCTGAGGAGCTCTTCAACACCAGTTATTGGATCCCTTCTTGCATCATTCTCAGCTGAAAGTCCACTTGGCAATCACTTTGAACCAAAACCAACCTCAATCCACCACACTCCCACTAAGTTTTCATTTCACCAAACTGGGCCTCTCAACATCTCACACGGTTCCTCACCAATCTCTCCCTCCATTGATCTTTCCTCCGGGTTTCTTCGGAGGGCTCAGTCTGATGGAAACTTGCAAGGACTGGCGTATGCTGCTTCTTGTGATAAACATGAAGATGATCCGTTCTTCTGTGATTTATACCAACCCAACAAGTCGAGATCCAGGGGAATACCGTTGCAAACTATAGATTCTTTTTCGACTTATAACTCGGGTGCTTtgggtgaagatgaagaagatagtGATAGGGAATTTGATGAAGAGGTTGAGGAAAGTGAGAGAGTCATGGCTATTGAAGGTGATAGTGTTGGTTTGGAAGAGAAGGTGAGGAAGGTGAGTTTATCCGAGGACATGAGAACTATGCAGAAAATGTGGGGTGGGGGTTATGAAGAACAAAGAGAGCTAGAAAGTCGAGAAATGCACCTTGCAAAGGGACTTGGGATTGGTGGTGGAAGTGGCGGTGGCCGGGGTGGTCACGAGGCTAATTGGGAAAGCActggtggagatggagatgacAACAACCAGAGGGTTGAGGAGCATTACAAAAAGATGGTGGACGAACATCCTGGGAACCCATTGTTTCTCGGAAATTATGCTAATTTTTTGTATCAG ACCAAGAGAGACCTTCCTTTAGCAGAGAAATACTACTCTCGTTCGATCCTAGCAGACCCAAACGACGGTGAAATTTTGGCACAATATGCCAAGGTAGTATGGGAGTTGCACCATGATGAAGATAGAGCCTTGAGCTACTATGAACGAGCAGTCCAAGCTGCACCTCAAGATAG CTATGTCCAGGCAGCGTACGCTGGCTTCCTATGGGAAACAGAGGAAGATGAAGCAGATCTGGGACAAGATCTTGGCGCCATGTCGCCATATATTCATGAAGGAATCATGACTTCTGCAAGCGCCTAA
- the LOC112172069 gene encoding nuclear transport factor 2 yields MASSYPGPVSAVQVGSYFVGQYYQVLQQQPDLVHQFYSDGSTMIRVDGDSTESANEMLQIHTLILSQYFTSIEIKTINSINSLGGGVLVMVTGSVKSKEFNGRRKFAQTFFLAPQNKGYYVLNDIFQFLEDEVVLQHPSNMISEGQFDIQLNASSPHREPPVSDYVLEEEAREYVNSVDIEDDPVDKYSLPEQQVQQEFETEVVVEETPQEETYASFQSAVNTVQDTPVASVEEPVGEPQKKTWASILRVAKGPSAPEVTQQPSSRSVQTAPDWNHIPQPPVEQSNSASDWSYTPQPTVEAAEESYMPEEEGEMKSVYVRNLPPTVTEGEIEEEFKHFGQIIPDGVFVRARKEIGVCYAFVEFEDMAGVHNALKASPIHLAGRQVYIEERRPNSTGAARGRGRGRGRSSYPIDATRGRFGGRSSGRGSYQDSGDYNRGRGNGFYQRGTR; encoded by the exons ATGGCGAGTTCGTATCCTGGACCTGTTAGTGCTGTTCAG GTAGGGTCGTACTTTGTGGGACAGTACTACCAGGTTCTTCAGCAGCAACCCGATCTTGTTCATCAGTTTTATTCTGATGGCAGCACCATGATTCGTGTTGATGGCGATTCGACAGAGTCTGCTAATGAAATGCtg CAAATTCATACGCTCATATTGTCACAGTATTTTACTTCGATTGAGATCAAGACTATCAATTCCATCAATTCCTTGGGTGGAGGTGTTCTTGTGATGGTTACCGGTTCTGTTAAGTCGAAGGAATTCAATGGGAGGAGGAAGTTTGCCCAGACCTTCTTTCTGGCTCCTCAGAATAAAGGATACTATGTTCTCAATGATATCTTCCAGTTTCTCGAGGATGAGGTTGTTTTACAACATCCTTCAAACATGATATCGGAGGGCCAATTTGATATTCAACTAAATGCTTCTAGCCCTCATCGAGAACCGCCAG TTTCCGACTATGTTCTGGAGGAAGAGGCCAGGGAGTATGTGAACTCTGTCGACATAGAAGACGATCCAGTTGATAAGTATAGTCTGCCAGAGCAACAGGTACAGCAAGAATTTGAGACTGAAGTGGTGGTGGAGGAAACTCCTCAAGAGGAGACCTATGCCTCATTTCAAAGTGCGGTGAACACTGTGCAAGACACTCCTGTTGCTTCTGTGGAGGAACCAGTGGGAGAACCTCAGAAGAAGACTTGGGCTTCTATA TTGCGAGTTGCTAAGGGACCGTCAGCACCAGAAGTAACTCAACAACCCTCTTCTAGAAGTGTTCAAACTGCTCCAGATTGGAATCACATCCCTCAGCCCCCTGTTGAACAATCAAACTCTGCTTCAGACTGGAGTTACACACCTCAGCCCACTGTAGAAGCAGCAGAGGAGAGTTACATGCCAGAGGAAGAAG GTGAAATGAAATCGGTGTACGTAAGAAACTTACCTCCTACAGTTACCGAAGGTGAAATCGAGGAAGAGTTTAAGCACTTTGGTCAAATAATACCTGATGGCGTCTTTGTTAGGGCTCGCAAG GAAATTGGAGTCTGCTATGCTTTTGTTGAATTTGAAGACATGGCTGGTGTTCACAATGCCCTCAAG GCATCTCCAATTCATTTGGCTGGAAGACAAGTGTACATTGAGGAGCGAAGACCGAACAGCACCGGTGCTGCTCGAGGAA GAGGAAGGGGGAGAGGCAGAAGCAGTTACCCAATTGACGCCACAAGGGGGCGTTTTGGAGGTCGTAGTTCGGGCAGAGGTAGTTACCAGGATAGTGGCGACTACAATAGAGGGAGAGGCAATGGCTTTTATCAGCGTGGTACACGATAA
- the LOC112172068 gene encoding pre-mRNA-processing factor 39 isoform X1 — MGDSETVVAQTNAMMGYSSAAYTTTGYSDSSSNIAQEATTEISAPPAPVDATHPMPGDGNAYSVASDSLMQESHSYATYEAQPAVGVADAGGNVANSEHETMASLQAANYDSTANGVATSGVGTVSSVGNGDASDNMAGSLDTQQYVDCSAMSAEEDRLWNIVRANSLDFNAWTALIEETEKVAEDNILKIRKVYDAFLAEFPLCYGYWKKYADHEARFGVIDKVVEVYERAVQAVTYSVDIWLHYCTFATTTFGDPDTIRRLFERGLAYVGTDYLSFPLWDRYIDYEFMQQAWGQLVVIYSRILENPNQQLDRYLNSFKELAGSRPLSELRTAEEAAAAAAAASATSEDGVQANGEDAQPDGAEPSPAILTEAEELEKFIAIREEMYKKAKEFDSKIINFETAIRRPYFHVRPLNAAELENWNNYLDFIEREGDFNKVVKLYERCLIACANYPEYWIRYVLSMEASGSLDLANNALDRATQVFVKRQPEIHLFAARFKEQSGDIPGAQAAYQLVHSEISPGLLEAIIKHANMEHRLGNMEAAYSLFEQAIAIEKGKEHSQTLPVLFAQYARFAYLVSLNAEKARAIFLEAVEHVQLSKAFLEALIHFESIHSLPKQIDYIDSLVVKFVESNSENPNFASVADREELSCIYLEFLNLFGDAQSIKKAEDRHAKLFLLHRSTTSELKKRQAEDYLSSDKTKMAKSYSGVPSPAQSIMGAYPNAQNQWAAGYGVQPQAWPPATQAQGQQWTPGYTQQAYNAYGGYQQVPAAVPQTAAYPATYPATYPAQPAAFPPQSYAQPAAAATAVAAVAPAQQPAPAQQAYYGNYYQ, encoded by the exons ATGGGAGACAGTGAGACTGTTGTTGCTCAAACAAATGCAATGATGGGATATTCATCAGCAGCCTATACTACGACAGGTTATTCTGATTCCAGCTCAAATATTGCTCAGGAGGCTACCACAGAAATTTCTGCTCCTCCTGCTCCTGTAGATGCAACCCATCCAATGCCTGGTGATGGAAATGCATATTCTGTGGCTTCCGATTCTCTCATGCAAGAATCACATTCTTATGCAACATATGAGGCTCAACCAGCTGTTGGTGTTGCTGATGCTGGTGGGAATGTTGCTAACAGTGAACATGAAACCATGGCATCATTGCAAGCTGCCAATTATGATTCTACTGCTAATGGTGTTGCTACTTCTGGGGTGGGAACTGTTTCATCTGTTGGAAATGGAGATGCTTCAGACAACATGGCTGGATCTCTGGATACACAACAATATGTGGACTGTTCTG CTATGTCTGCCGAAGAAGATAGACTATGGAACATTGTTAGGGCTAATTCTTTAGATTTTAATGCCTGGACTGCTTTAATTGAAGAGACAGAGAAGGTTGCAGAG GATAACATATTAAAAATTCGAAAAGTTTATGATGCTTTTCTAGCAGAGTTTCCTTTGTGTTATGGGTATTGGAAAAAGTATGCAGATCATGAGGCGCGTTTTGGTGTTATTGATAAAGTTGTGGAGGTTTATGAGCGAGCAGTTCAAGCTGTTACCTATTCAGTTGACATTTGGTTGCATTACTGTACATTTGCCACAACTACTTTTGGAGATCCAGACACTATCAGAAG GCTTTTTGAGCGAGGATTAGCGTATGTTGGAACAGATTACTTGTCCTTTCCTCTTTGGGACAGGTACattgattatgaatttatgcAGCAAGCATGGGGCCAGCTTGTTGTGATCTACTCACGAATATTAGAGAATCCGAACCAACAACTGGATCGATATTTAAACAG TTTTAAGGAGTTAGCTGGAAGTCGGCCTCTCTCAGAATTGAGAACTGCTGAAGAAGCTGCtgctgcagcagcagcagcaagtgCCACTTCAGAGGATGGTGTACAAGCAAACGGGGAAGATGCTCAACCTGATGGTGCAGAACCATCTCCTGCTATCTTAACAGAAGCGGAGGAGTTGGAGAAGTTTATCGCCATTCGAGAAGAGATGTATAAAAAAGCTAAAGAGTTCGATTCTAAGATAATTAATTTTGAAACAGCTATTAGGAGGCCTTACTTTCACGTGAGGCCTCTTAACGCTGCAGAGCTTGAAAATTGGAACAACTATCTTGACTTTATTGAAAGGGAAGGTGACTTTAACaag GTGGTCAAGTTATATGAAAGATGCCTGATTGCTTGTGCTAATTATCCTGAATACTGGATTCGTTATGTCCTAAGTATGGAAGCTAGTGGAAGTTTGGATCTTGCCAATAATGCTCTTGATCGTGCAACCCAGGTCTTTGTGAAG AGACAACCAGAGATTCACCTTTTTGCTGCTCGCTTCAAAGAGCAAAGTGGAGATATCCCTGGTGCTCAGGCTGCCTATCAACTCGTACATTCTGAAATTTCACCTGGTCTTCTAGAAGCAATCATTAAGCATGCAAACATGGAACACCGTCTG GGAAATATGGAAGCTGCCTACTCCTTGTTTGAACAGGCCATTGCCATTGAAAAAGGAAAGGAGCATTCTCAGACCTTACCCGTGCTGTTTGCTCAATACGCACGGTTCGCATACTTG gTATCTTTGAATGCTGAAAAAGCCAGGGCTATCTTTCTTGAAGCGGTCGAGCATGTTCAATTGTCAAAAGCATTCCTcgag gCCCTGATACATTTCGAGTCGATACATTCGTTGCCAAAGCAAATTGATTACATAGATTCCTTGGTTGTGAAGTTCGTGGAGTCCAACTCAGAGAACCCCAATTTTGCGAGTGTTGCTGACAGAGAGGAGTTATCTTGCATCTATTTGGAG TTTCTAAATCTCTTTGGGGATGCACAGTCTATCAAGAAGGCTGAGGATCGGCATGCTAAGCTCTTTTTACTTCATAGGAGCACCACTTCAGAATTGAAAAAACGGCAAGCTGAAGATTACCTATCTTCTGATAAAACAAAGATGGCAAAATCATACTCTGGTGTTCCTTCACCTGCCCAGTCTATTATGGGAGCATATCCAAATGCACAAAATCAGTGGGCAGCTGGTTATGGTGTGCAACCTCAAGCTTGGCCACCAGCTACACAAGCACAGGGACAACAATGGACCCCTGGTTATACCCAACAG gcaTACAATGCATATGGTGGTTATCAGCAAGTACCTGCTGCAGTGCCACAGACTGCTGCTTATCCTGCTACATATCCCGCCACATATCCTGCTCAG CCGGCGGCTTTCCCCCCACAAAGCTATGCACAGCCAGCAGCCGCAGCTACTGCAGTAGCAGCTGTAGCACCAGCTCAGCAACCTGCTCCGGCTCAACAGGCGTATTATGGGAATTACTACCAGTAA
- the LOC112172068 gene encoding pre-mRNA-processing factor 39 isoform X2 gives MQQAWGQLVVIYSRILENPNQQLDRYLNSFKELAGSRPLSELRTAEEAAAAAAAASATSEDGVQANGEDAQPDGAEPSPAILTEAEELEKFIAIREEMYKKAKEFDSKIINFETAIRRPYFHVRPLNAAELENWNNYLDFIEREGDFNKVVKLYERCLIACANYPEYWIRYVLSMEASGSLDLANNALDRATQVFVKRQPEIHLFAARFKEQSGDIPGAQAAYQLVHSEISPGLLEAIIKHANMEHRLGNMEAAYSLFEQAIAIEKGKEHSQTLPVLFAQYARFAYLVSLNAEKARAIFLEAVEHVQLSKAFLEALIHFESIHSLPKQIDYIDSLVVKFVESNSENPNFASVADREELSCIYLEFLNLFGDAQSIKKAEDRHAKLFLLHRSTTSELKKRQAEDYLSSDKTKMAKSYSGVPSPAQSIMGAYPNAQNQWAAGYGVQPQAWPPATQAQGQQWTPGYTQQAYNAYGGYQQVPAAVPQTAAYPATYPATYPAQPAAFPPQSYAQPAAAATAVAAVAPAQQPAPAQQAYYGNYYQ, from the exons atgcAGCAAGCATGGGGCCAGCTTGTTGTGATCTACTCACGAATATTAGAGAATCCGAACCAACAACTGGATCGATATTTAAACAG TTTTAAGGAGTTAGCTGGAAGTCGGCCTCTCTCAGAATTGAGAACTGCTGAAGAAGCTGCtgctgcagcagcagcagcaagtgCCACTTCAGAGGATGGTGTACAAGCAAACGGGGAAGATGCTCAACCTGATGGTGCAGAACCATCTCCTGCTATCTTAACAGAAGCGGAGGAGTTGGAGAAGTTTATCGCCATTCGAGAAGAGATGTATAAAAAAGCTAAAGAGTTCGATTCTAAGATAATTAATTTTGAAACAGCTATTAGGAGGCCTTACTTTCACGTGAGGCCTCTTAACGCTGCAGAGCTTGAAAATTGGAACAACTATCTTGACTTTATTGAAAGGGAAGGTGACTTTAACaag GTGGTCAAGTTATATGAAAGATGCCTGATTGCTTGTGCTAATTATCCTGAATACTGGATTCGTTATGTCCTAAGTATGGAAGCTAGTGGAAGTTTGGATCTTGCCAATAATGCTCTTGATCGTGCAACCCAGGTCTTTGTGAAG AGACAACCAGAGATTCACCTTTTTGCTGCTCGCTTCAAAGAGCAAAGTGGAGATATCCCTGGTGCTCAGGCTGCCTATCAACTCGTACATTCTGAAATTTCACCTGGTCTTCTAGAAGCAATCATTAAGCATGCAAACATGGAACACCGTCTG GGAAATATGGAAGCTGCCTACTCCTTGTTTGAACAGGCCATTGCCATTGAAAAAGGAAAGGAGCATTCTCAGACCTTACCCGTGCTGTTTGCTCAATACGCACGGTTCGCATACTTG gTATCTTTGAATGCTGAAAAAGCCAGGGCTATCTTTCTTGAAGCGGTCGAGCATGTTCAATTGTCAAAAGCATTCCTcgag gCCCTGATACATTTCGAGTCGATACATTCGTTGCCAAAGCAAATTGATTACATAGATTCCTTGGTTGTGAAGTTCGTGGAGTCCAACTCAGAGAACCCCAATTTTGCGAGTGTTGCTGACAGAGAGGAGTTATCTTGCATCTATTTGGAG TTTCTAAATCTCTTTGGGGATGCACAGTCTATCAAGAAGGCTGAGGATCGGCATGCTAAGCTCTTTTTACTTCATAGGAGCACCACTTCAGAATTGAAAAAACGGCAAGCTGAAGATTACCTATCTTCTGATAAAACAAAGATGGCAAAATCATACTCTGGTGTTCCTTCACCTGCCCAGTCTATTATGGGAGCATATCCAAATGCACAAAATCAGTGGGCAGCTGGTTATGGTGTGCAACCTCAAGCTTGGCCACCAGCTACACAAGCACAGGGACAACAATGGACCCCTGGTTATACCCAACAG gcaTACAATGCATATGGTGGTTATCAGCAAGTACCTGCTGCAGTGCCACAGACTGCTGCTTATCCTGCTACATATCCCGCCACATATCCTGCTCAG CCGGCGGCTTTCCCCCCACAAAGCTATGCACAGCCAGCAGCCGCAGCTACTGCAGTAGCAGCTGTAGCACCAGCTCAGCAACCTGCTCCGGCTCAACAGGCGTATTATGGGAATTACTACCAGTAA